DNA from Rosa rugosa chromosome 6, drRosRugo1.1, whole genome shotgun sequence:
AGTAAGAGCACACCTCTTCTGGAACCTTTTCTGTTAGGTCATTGAATTTGCTGCCTTTACAGAAGTCAAGCCCATAAGTACGTATTGCAGCGCGCGGATGCCCAGAGGAAGCATTTTTCGTAATTTCAGCTTCTCGAACCTTTTGCTAGTCATGCTGGGGAGGTCTAATATTGGACACAGGTGTTTGTTGACAACGCTCTGCTCTCCCATCCTGGTTGATCGGCTTCTCTTCAGAAGCTGCAGAGCTCTTTGATtcagttttgtttgtttgttttttttttttagcaagtCGATTTTCTTGAGGACGTACCATGGCCAGGCACTTCCCTCTTCCTAAGATATGTCTCCTATGTATAATACAAAGGAATCCCCACAACCACGCCTGCTAGCTCTGATTAATTGGTCCGTTTGACTAATAACGTAGCACGACGGCACGAAAGTAGTTTCTCGACAAAGCGTGTATTTTACTTCAATtctttcacatttttttttcatcttttctaTGGCTTAACGATCACCAGTGGAGAATATTATCTTGAACTAGAGAATGATGCCCAAGAACTGCTAGAAATGAAGCCGAGGACAATATTTGCATGTCCTGTGGATTTGCGTCTTAGTATAGTAATTCTTACAACACCACCAATGATTTATTACAATCTAGAGAGTAACTAGTCAATAGAATTACCATGTCAAGACGCAAATTCACCCCAACAAAACTAAATATAGTATAGATGTGCAGCCACACATTGCATTAACGTGGTAATTGAAGTGCTAAGAGCACAGTCCTTAGTTACATGGGGCAAAATTCAGAAACCAAATTCTCCTCTTCGTCGACATGTATCATAGCAAACTTTGACACTTATAAAGGCATTACCGAACTTACCTTAAAATATATCAAACCAACTGgcaagaataaaaaagaaatttgtATATCACACGTTTATAACGTGTGGAATTCATTACTTTTGTCGGCGAGTCTCACTCAAATCACAATCAACCACCCATGTGAGCAGTAATTGACCTATACAACGCATTGATCTGTGTGTATAActgtatatatatgcatgaagAGCGAAGACTCGTTTGTATATTTATTACTTTGCTTCACGTTATTTCTCTTGTTTCTGTTAAATTCtctcatggaggaagaaagtCAGCTACCCAAATGGGAAGGCAAAACGTCAGCTGAGCTGAAAGGCCCGGCAGCAGAAGAAGTTTGGCCTCTCTTGGCAGATTTCTGCAACATACATAAGTGGTTCCAAAGTCTTGAGACCAGTTATCATGTGGAGGGAGTCCCCGGCCAACCTGGCCTGGTTCGCTACTGCGGGCACCGTGACcatgatgatgacgaagatgatCAGACGTTGGACACGATCAAGTTCTCAGCTAAAGAGAAGCTACTGATGATCGATCCAGTCAGGCGGTGTTTGAGCTACGAGATACTTGACAACAACTGGGGGCTCAAGTCATATGTTGCAACCATGCAAGTATTGGATCTGGATGGGAATAACGACCAAAGCCGCCGCGGGTGCAAGATTGAGTGGTCGT
Protein-coding regions in this window:
- the LOC133717230 gene encoding lachrymatory-factor synthase-like, which translates into the protein MEEESQLPKWEGKTSAELKGPAAEEVWPLLADFCNIHKWFQSLETSYHVEGVPGQPGLVRYCGHRDHDDDEDDQTLDTIKFSAKEKLLMIDPVRRCLSYEILDNNWGLKSYVATMQVLDLDGNNDQSRRGCKIEWSFVCDPIEGWRFGDYVSLLDSCLLSMAKKMEHDAFPSTTS